From a region of the uncultured Desulfatiglans sp. genome:
- a CDS encoding ABC-2 type transporter, protein MKLWIAFWNILVKDMRTYYLKPPNVSWGLVFPLAWTGMFFIKSGSGLESILRLLPGVVGLSILFGTTSLLAVTVTFEKKNRSFERLLLAPIPFEFLMLAKTSGAILFGIANAFVPVAMAAFFTDLSGIAWGMFTCAVVLIAVVSTFLGLFIAVAVSEVFEAQTFSNFFRFPMVFLCGLFFPIDRLPVFLKPLSFILPLTYGADILHGAVHGGHMLPFALDWLILGLACILLFGVSLWNIQRKWIV, encoded by the coding sequence ATGAAGCTCTGGATCGCCTTCTGGAATATCCTGGTAAAAGACATGCGGACCTACTACCTGAAGCCGCCGAACGTCAGCTGGGGACTCGTCTTCCCCCTCGCCTGGACCGGGATGTTCTTCATCAAATCCGGAAGCGGCCTGGAGAGCATCCTGCGCCTGCTGCCGGGTGTGGTGGGGCTCTCCATCCTCTTCGGAACGACTTCCCTGCTCGCCGTCACGGTGACCTTCGAGAAGAAAAACCGCTCCTTCGAACGGCTGCTGCTCGCGCCGATCCCTTTCGAGTTTCTGATGCTCGCCAAGACCAGCGGCGCCATCCTCTTCGGGATCGCCAACGCCTTCGTACCCGTGGCAATGGCGGCATTTTTCACCGATCTGTCGGGCATAGCCTGGGGCATGTTCACCTGCGCGGTCGTCCTGATCGCCGTTGTCTCGACCTTTCTCGGTCTATTCATTGCAGTGGCCGTAAGCGAGGTCTTCGAGGCGCAGACCTTCTCCAATTTCTTCCGCTTCCCCATGGTCTTCCTGTGCGGGCTTTTCTTCCCTATCGACAGGCTCCCCGTATTCCTGAAGCCCCTGAGCTTCATCCTGCCCTTGACCTACGGGGCGGACATCCTTCACGGGGCCGTACACGGCGGGCACATGCTTCCCTTCGCCCTCGACTGGCTCATCCTGGGGCTGGCCTGCATCCTGCTCTTCGGGGTGAGCCTGTGGAACATCCAGCGCAAATGGATCGTCTGA
- a CDS encoding ABC-type multidrug transport system, ATPase component — protein sequence MGLRHPSGPAGHNYSAGRNLCRHPLTGSALVGQMKESSPIIEVAGLAKHFGDVAAAESVTFDIQQGELFGFLGPNGAGKTTTINMLTGLARPDSGTIRIGGIDCTARPRAAQHLIGVVPDESNLYPELSGFQNLAFCGALYGMPKHERHGRARKLLDLFGLTAAADRKFSGYSKGMKRKLTIAAGIIHRPRILFLDEPTTGIDVASARQLRQLVAELNRAGTTVFLTTHYIEEAERLCHRIAFIVSGRIVRVDTVENLVQPIREKHVLEVVCVNDPSDLLVRLDKSFPGHTFARPGRGLVRVEADEPIRVGPLVRFLEDQGGEVIEARRMRPTLEDIFVKVTGIEADAMRKEKTKAGDGGR from the coding sequence ATGGGTCTTCGGCACCCGTCCGGGCCAGCCGGGCACAACTACTCGGCGGGCCGGAACCTGTGCCGACACCCGCTAACGGGCAGTGCACTGGTAGGGCAGATGAAGGAATCATCGCCGATCATTGAAGTCGCCGGCCTCGCCAAGCATTTCGGCGATGTCGCGGCCGCCGAATCCGTGACTTTTGACATCCAGCAGGGTGAATTGTTCGGTTTCCTGGGCCCCAACGGCGCGGGCAAGACCACGACCATCAATATGCTCACCGGCTTGGCCCGCCCGGATTCAGGGACGATCCGGATCGGCGGCATCGATTGCACCGCCCGGCCGCGGGCGGCCCAGCACCTGATCGGGGTGGTCCCCGACGAAAGCAACCTCTACCCCGAACTCAGCGGTTTTCAGAACCTCGCCTTCTGCGGGGCCCTGTACGGAATGCCCAAACACGAGAGGCACGGCCGGGCCCGCAAGCTGCTGGACCTCTTCGGACTGACTGCAGCCGCCGACCGCAAGTTCAGCGGCTATTCCAAGGGGATGAAGCGTAAACTCACCATTGCCGCTGGAATCATTCACCGGCCCCGGATCCTTTTCCTGGATGAACCGACGACCGGGATCGACGTGGCGAGCGCGAGGCAGCTGCGGCAGCTCGTCGCCGAATTGAACCGGGCCGGCACGACCGTCTTTCTGACCACCCATTACATCGAGGAAGCGGAACGCCTCTGCCACCGGATCGCCTTTATCGTCTCGGGGCGCATCGTCCGGGTCGATACGGTGGAGAACCTGGTTCAGCCCATCCGGGAAAAACACGTCCTGGAGGTTGTCTGTGTGAATGATCCGTCCGATCTCCTGGTGCGGCTGGACAAATCCTTTCCGGGACATACCTTTGCCAGGCCCGGGCGGGGGCTGGTCCGCGTGGAGGCCGATGAACCCATTCGGGTCGGACCGTTGGTCCGTTTTCTCGAGGATCAGGGGGGCGAGGTTATAGAGGCGCGAAGGATGCGGCCGACGCTCGAGGATATCTTCGTGAAGGTTACCGGGATCGAAGCGGATGCTATGCGAAAAGAAAAGACCAAGGCGGGAGACGGCGGCCGATGA